ACGATCACGCTGTACACCCTCGCACTCACGGGCACCATTGTCCTCTTTGGTCGCCTCAGCGATCGCTATGGACATTTGACCGTATACGTCCTCGGTCTCATTCTCTTTGCCCTGTCGTCCATGCTGTGCGGCATCGCACAGTCGGTGCCAGAAATCATTGCCTTTCGTGTCCTACAGGGGATTGGCGCGGCTATGCTCCAAGCCACGTCCGTCGCGCTGATCACCACGATCATTCCGGAGAGCAGACGTGGACCTGCCCTTGGCACGCTTGGGATTCTCCTCGGGCTAGGTCCTGTGCTCGGACCCAGTGTCGGCGGCACCATTCTTTCGATGGTCAGTTGGCGCTTTATTTTCTTCATCAATCTGCCTATCGTCGCGGTCGCGCTCTTCGGCTGTAGGCGGTTGAAGCGGATCGTCCGAGATAAGCGTCAGCATATCCATCTCAATGTGGCAGGAAACGTGCTATTGTCGCTCTTTTGCTGAGCATGATATTAAGTCAAGAAAGTAGACACGATAAACAGAGACGATTGATCATTTTAAATCCTTGGTTAGGGTCGATCCACCTTCTGTGGTTTCGACACAGAATTCATTTTTTTTAATATCCTGATCCAGATGTCCAGGACAAGAACATCCCTTAACATTCTCACCACATTCTTCGTTAGAAAGTCCGCGCTTCGTACATCCTTTCATCGTGATGCGGTGATACATAGCCAATCGACGAATGGATTTTCTAACGATTGTAAAAAACTTCGATTGAGTGCCCGGAGTGGACATGGATCCAGAGTTTGGCCCTATCGGAATCTCTCGGACGGTGGTGAGGGAATGTTATTTGAATGGGTGAGGCAGTCGTGGCTCAGATTATCGATCCATCACGGAACTGCAATTATGAAGCCACTATGGATTGGGATCGCGTTTATCGCATTTGCCCTTGTGGCGGCGCTGTTTGACATTCGGGAACGGCGAATTCCAAACGTCCTGAACCTGTTTGGACTGGGGCTCTTTTTGGCGTTGATCTTTGCCAAGGTCTATAGCACGGCGGCCAAAAAATACGTGGTTCGATGGCTACCAACCGACACCAAGAAAGGGACTGCCATAGTGGTTTTCGTCCACGTGTCGTCGATCCTCCTCTGTGCAGTGATGTCTTTATTCTGAAAGTTAATAGCTTCTTGGAAGGAGGTCTCTTCATGCGATTGCCTGATGCGTCCAACTGATATCTGACTCTCCGGGCGCGGGAGGGATATTCGCCCTATACAGTAAAGGCGTACCGTGTGTAGCATCGCCTGTTGATAAAAGACATCGGTGACGTCGAGATTGACACTGTCACCTTGGAACAACTGCGG
This portion of the Ferroacidibacillus organovorans genome encodes:
- a CDS encoding MFS transporter, which translates into the protein MTGGLNTEKTHPLAVSDLFVVIIAGIGLLLSTLDTGIINVALPTLVHVFHSSLTAMSWTITLYTLALTGTIVLFGRLSDRYGHLTVYVLGLILFALSSMLCGIAQSVPEIIAFRVLQGIGAAMLQATSVALITTIIPESRRGPALGTLGILLGLGPVLGPSVGGTILSMVSWRFIFFINLPIVAVALFGCRRLKRIVRDKRQHIHLNVAGNVLLSLFC